AAATGGGTTCtctaaaaaaaggtttttgagtAGTCAAAGTGAAGGTGCTTAaattcttaggtttttttttgtttgtttcaggTTAGTGGGTTGTTTCTATTTATTGTAAAACAAGCTTGACTGTAATGATTTGGATCAATGTGacactttttcatttttttgttatgcataaatttttagaattgagTGACTTGTTGTGCCCTTTTGTTTCTAGGGTTTccatgggaaaaaaaacaggttGTTTAGGATAATTTAGTTGAACTTGGACATCAAAGGAGGTTACTTTGGGGGAATGTGTGAAAAAGAAGTGAACTTTTGttatattttgatgttatttgatCTGGCTTTTCATTTGTTTGTAAGTTGGAATGAAGGAAATAAAAATGTGATCTAAAGAATGAATTTTAGTTGATAATCTTTGAGTGGtgctttaatttgaaattattttgtgtTATTGCTTAGGTGTTTGCTCATGGTGTATTTTTGTGCAGTTACAAAAATTTTGACTTTGGGGACATTTGCGAGATTTTGTGGTTTCTGATCTGGGTGGGTTCCAACAATGccattattaaagaaaaaggcGTTTCCTTTGTTGGAACCGCCTAAGGACTTGGATCCTAATGAGCTTGTATACCAAGTTCGGTTCACAAAAGAGATATTCCGAGATTATCAGTAtccttctttaaaaattattgaaagtaATTGTATAGAATGTTTTATTGGATTTGCATGATGACTTAGTTTTTAATCCTTATAGTTTCTAATAGACCCTAGAAAACTCTGTTTGGTAGaggtccccttttcttttctgctgCCACATGGGGTATTACTAGGTTTTCCTTAGTTTGGATTAGGGTGTAGATGAACTGGATAAAAGGTCAAAAGATATATTCCTAGGTTACAAGTTTTCCTAGTTTGAATTCTTAAGGCTGTATcaaatatgaattatatttgGACATGCTAAATCGTTTGACACATTTTGTATTCATTCTAACTGAAGCAGGCAAAACTTTGTTGGGCTTCTAGGTATTGGCTTCTTGCATGATGGATGATTAATTAAGATGGATTGCGAGTTGTTTTTTCCTTAGTTTGAATTAGAATATATTTGAACCGGATAAACTTGTATCGCCAGAGAATTTGGACATGTAAAGTTAGCGGGAAAGGTAACTTGACTTATGAAGAGGCGTTGGTGTCTGAAAAACATGCAACTAAGAAGGTTCCAGAGATACCCAAAGAGCTCATGGCCATGGCACTTCACACCATTCAATTTAGTAAGAACGAACTCTCTGCTGTATTAATATGAAtactgttattttattttttgatctgTTCTTTTCCCTCCTCGTCCTTCATCTCTGCTGTATGGTTATTGATCACTTTGCTGATGCTTTTACAATGTGGATTTCATTTGCACCCTTCAATGCCTCACATCAAATATTTGGCACACGATACCTTGCTCGGTTATGCTTCTTGATTTCTGTGTGGAAATGGTTATAAAGGTTTGACATGTTTGACATATGGAGACATgggtttattttgatatacatcAGCTGATAttcatttacaaaaaaaaacaagaagaaaaaaaaaaaacagaacgaTGATTTGCATTTGTACAATTTTATGTTCAACAATGTTTAGAATCGTATTTgcagtttttatattttaatctcatgTGCTTGTTGTGTAGCTGCCGCATCACTTTCATATGGTCTAGTCCTGCAGAGGCTAGTGTTACACCCTTGGGAAAATCTGAAAATTGCATTTGGTGTACCATAATCCATAATAATCAAAGCTCTAGTCTGTTAGTTTACTTGGTTCAAACTTGAAAACCTTTCCAAAAGAATGTGGACCAAATTGGATGACATATCAGTAGCATgatctataattttttcttaggtGAATCAATTTTCTGCAATGCCAACATTTCATGTACTATTTAAGGTTCAATGCATAAACTGTGCTTTTCTCTAAAAGTTCAGTTATAACTATCCTGGTTATTGTTACTTTCAATTAGAAGCTTGTCTCTTCCTTTTGAAGTAGCTGGTTGAGACTTTCCAATGCACTgatgctataaaataaatttgaaacataattttttttttggataagatCTGAATTGCCTGTAAGAGAATAAAAAAGTGGCATATGTGcttattttttgttgtaaacCCAAACATTTGCTTTGTATGTCTTGAAATGCCTGTTTGGCTTTTACTCCTTCTATCCACAGATtctatgtttttgtatttacaGCCCATTGGTATTTCAGGTATGCTTTCATTGAAAGATCTTGCAGACAAGATAGCAGCAAAGTTGCAGGAAACTTTGTTTATAGGAGCCGAATTAcatggaaagagagagaaaagtgatCTCTGCCCTTGCAAGATATTAAAGGTTCTGGAGGAGGGTACTGTTAAAACTAAATATGAGGTAGCATGGCTTGATAGGAATAAGAAAGTAACAGAAACTGCGATAGTGCACCGAAATGATCTGATATGGAAGAAATCTCCTTTCAGTAGGAACAGTTTGAAGCCTTTTATTCGGAAATCTACATACCGAAGTTTTCCTTGGGTGCTTCATGACAAACTGGCAGAAAAATATCGAATCTCAAGGGATCCACCACAGGATTTAAAGGGCAAAGTTTTCATCCAAGATGGAATAGtctataataaaagaaagaaagatgccACGGTAAATATACTGTTAAATTTTCTTGGTCTTTAGAGTTCATTGCATATCATGTTGGTTTGTATGCATCATGTCCAGGATGTAGAAGAATCTGGAaaacttaaaaagaagaaagtggAAGGTGAGGAAGCTGAGGCAACCGGGAAAGGTAGGTTAGAAATATAGAAGCTacctatttctttctttttttttcttttttaaatttagcctGCCTTTTATATATTCATAGTATGCTTTGTCAGTTCTTTGTATAAATCTGAGATTTTATAAGCGTTGTTCATATTttacttctttctcttttattggGGGTTGGGAACTTGAGCAGAGTTCGTGATATTAAAAGGCCCTTGAGGTCATGCATATCTAATAAATCATcatttgatgttttcttttatttctgtaTTTAAACTTGCAGAAGATAATCAACAAAAGGAAGAGCCTATCAAGTATCCAATCGATGATCTTTTGGTGCAGCCTGGAACAGATGATCCAGTCTTTACAGCCCGCCCTTTGCCTTCAAGGGACTTTAAAGTTCCAATGGATTGTGTTGGGGATCTTCTAATGGTTTGGGATTTTTGCTCCTCCTTTTGTAAGCTGTTACATCTGTCGCCGTTCTCTCTTGAAGAATTTGAAAATGCCATTTGCCATAAGGGCAGTAATGTGAATCTAATTGTGGAAACACATTCTTCTCTACTTCGGTTATTAAAACATGACAAAGATGAATATTTTTCAGCTGTTCAGAAAAGAATCCGATCATTGAAGGTATAGTGCTGAATTTCCCTTGCTATTATGGAAATTAAGTATGGTTAAAAGTGGATTCTCACATTTTCTACAAGATTAGGTTTCTCGCTGCTCTTCATTCAGAGCTTCTCTTTATCACTCCTTCATGGTGCTAACTGTTGATGACttctgatttttgttttcttttttgacagATAACATTAACTAATTGGACAGAATATCTGTGTGATTTCATAGAGATCATCAATGTTGGTGATTTTTCCACTAACATAACAACAATTAAGCGGGGGCACTACGGCCTTTTAGATGCTCAAGTCAAATTAGGAATCTTAAGAGAATTGGTCAATGAAGTCCTTGAAACAGATATTGCGAGGGAGAAGTTGGCTGAATATGTTGAAGAGCGGCAGGTACTCTTAGCAACAAAGAGGGGGGAAGCACTGGAGGAGggcaggaaaaaaagagaaaaggaacagTTGAAGGCCAAATCTGTTGCTAATGGAGTAATGAATGGGCATGGTGCTGATATCATAGGAAAAAATCAAACTGTGTTCGCAAATGGGAATCACATTGGCCAGAATGGGCAGATCGCTAAAAAGAAGGGAGAGATCTTCTCAGCCAGACCAAACAATCCATCAAAAaggtttcatttttttattgtatgtcAGTGCACAAGTTCACACACACTTACAGAGGAATATGGACTAGAGAATAATAGTAAACTTGCCTGATTTGAAGCTCATTGCAATTTGGACAGTGAGAGTAGCCGTTCAGACATTGAATCAAAGAAAACAGGCAAGAAGAAGAATATGAATGTGGAAGGCCAAGCAGAGAATGTGATAGATTTAACCAAAAGGGAAGCATTGATACTTTTGAGGGATGAAAAAAATACTGCAGCAAAACGGAGCAGCAAAGAGCAAAGGGTTATTTACCTTCTACTGATCTTGCTCTCCCTATAGTGTGCCTACATGTGTTTTTATGCTTGCTCTTGTTGCTTTActcatttttcattgtttttttttttttttgatgtagaGAGAATATTTTGAACGTGAGATAGAGAAACGGATCCTTCACACCAACCCTCTGGGTAAAGACCGAGATTATAACAGGTATTGGTGGTTCAAGCGTGATGGGAGGATGTTTGTTGAGAGTTCTGATTCCAAGCTATGGGGCTATTATTGTTGCAAGGAAGAGGTAGCGGGCACTGAATAATTGTTATCTATCcacttattttatttcctttctccAATCACCCATAGTTCTGTTGAACAGATTGATTTATTGATGGGCTCATTGAACCCCAAGGGTGAGAGAGAGAAGGCTCTTCGAAAACAGGTGGAGAAATTCTACAGCAGAATATGGTGAGTGATTGTTCGTATGTATATGAAATTATTTCCGTTTCCATGCAATGAAGACGGCTAtgcaactttcttttttctttatcaatttgTGCCTAACCTATTAACATATCTTATACAAATCCTTTTACCAGCATGGAACTCCAGAAGAGATCAAAGGATTTGGCTAACAGAATTGCATTGGAGGAGGCTGTGCAGAGGAGATCTACTCGTGTTCGGGCTCTACCAAGAGAGAATCCTGCCAATGCTTTCCTGAATTATGTTAACAAGTGGAAAGAAGACTAACTTGGTTTTACAGTTATATTTGAAGTCTCGTCTCTGGTCGAGTTTAGCTGAGGACTTATACCAATTTTTTAAGGCCCGAATGTTGGGATATGTGAGAGTAGGAGATTTTTACAACGTTATTGCCAATTCATTATTTTGTTGGTCGGAAGCTGTGGAATCCGGGGGTGATGAGCGAGGTAGGAGTTACGACTGGGACAGGGGCAGTGGTCTTCAAGATAACAGGGATGGAAGAGTTTTTTCTTTGCCTATTCCCTCGAACATTTGACAATCTTGTAGTAGCACTTGCCTCAATTTTTGTAAATGGCATGGTTGCCATGTGAGACCATTACTTGTATTCATTGTTATGGGCTCTtgctgttagttttttttttttcattttttctcctGGATATCCATTTCCACTAATGGGTAGCCTTTTTCTTGGGTCTGTTTTTTCGGTAAAATACATCATAGTTTCAAGCAGAAGGCCATTGACAACTCCTGAGGCAAGAAGCAAACTAGAGAGCAACTAGCCTCAAGGCCCTCATATGCCAATTGCCATGCATCGAACATTTTAGGGTTCTTGGTTTTGCGTGCATGAAGTTTAGCTTCCACGCATTTATAGGGTAAAATTCTTAGGTTTCAGTGGGGCTTTAGCTTTTTAAGGTGTGTCCTAGTTAGCTTCTTGAGCTTAAGAAGTTTGTCTTCTAAATCTGACAAGTTCTTTACTTATGGTCTTCTCCAAACTGTATCAAGGCTTGTCTTTTACCAGATTATCAAAGATCTTTTATTGGATTTATCACAAACGATGGAAACtgataaatctaaatttaaagcaacaaaaaaaactcctaCAAAACCTAACATTTCTTggatgaaaagattttttttcttgaactcaACCAAGACAAAAACCCTTCTcttttgggcttaattaaaaaaattcattttttcttggtttcagTTAAGAGAAATATCTATTTTCCTTAAGCTTagctatattttatattatattttttctataccTAGGAAGTATATAAAAGCCCTTCAAAAACCTTGGG
This genomic interval from Populus nigra chromosome 11, ddPopNigr1.1, whole genome shotgun sequence contains the following:
- the LOC133668538 gene encoding uncharacterized protein LOC133668538 isoform X2, whose product is MPLLKKKAFPLLEPPKDLDPNELVYQVRFTKEIFRDYQIYLNRINLYRQRIWTCKVSGKGNLTYEEALVSEKHATKKVPEIPKELMAMALHTIQFSMLSLKDLADKIAAKLQETLFIGAELHGKREKSDLCPCKILKVLEEGTVKTKYEVAWLDRNKKVTETAIVHRNDLIWKKSPFSRNSLKPFIRKSTYRSFPWVLHDKLAEKYRISRDPPQDLKGKVFIQDGIVYNKRKKDATDVEESGKLKKKKVEGEEAEATGKEDNQQKEEPIKYPIDDLLVQPGTDDPVFTARPLPSRDFKVPMDCVGDLLMVWDFCSSFCKLLHLSPFSLEEFENAICHKGSNVNLIVETHSSLLRLLKHDKDEYFSAVQKRIRSLKITLTNWTEYLCDFIEIINVGDFSTNITTIKRGHYGLLDAQVKLGILRELVNEVLETDIAREKLAEYVEERQVLLATKRGEALEEGRKKREKEQLKAKSVANGVMNGHGADIIGKNQTVFANGNHIGQNGQIAKKKGEIFSARPNNPSKSESSRSDIESKKTGKKKNMNVEGQAENVIDLTKREALILLRDEKNTAAKRSSKEQRREYFEREIEKRILHTNPLGKDRDYNRYWWFKRDGRMFVESSDSKLWGYYCCKEEFC
- the LOC133668538 gene encoding uncharacterized protein LOC133668538 isoform X1, which gives rise to MPLLKKKAFPLLEPPKDLDPNELVYQVRFTKEIFRDYQIYLNRINLYRQRIWTCKVSGKGNLTYEEALVSEKHATKKVPEIPKELMAMALHTIQFSMLSLKDLADKIAAKLQETLFIGAELHGKREKSDLCPCKILKVLEEGTVKTKYEVAWLDRNKKVTETAIVHRNDLIWKKSPFSRNSLKPFIRKSTYRSFPWVLHDKLAEKYRISRDPPQDLKGKVFIQDGIVYNKRKKDATDVEESGKLKKKKVEGEEAEATGKEDNQQKEEPIKYPIDDLLVQPGTDDPVFTARPLPSRDFKVPMDCVGDLLMVWDFCSSFCKLLHLSPFSLEEFENAICHKGSNVNLIVETHSSLLRLLKHDKDEYFSAVQKRIRSLKITLTNWTEYLCDFIEIINVGDFSTNITTIKRGHYGLLDAQVKLGILRELVNEVLETDIAREKLAEYVEERQVLLATKRGEALEEGRKKREKEQLKAKSVANGVMNGHGADIIGKNQTVFANGNHIGQNGQIAKKKGEIFSARPNNPSKSESSRSDIESKKTGKKKNMNVEGQAENVIDLTKREALILLRDEKNTAAKRSSKEQRREYFEREIEKRILHTNPLGKDRDYNRYWWFKRDGRMFVESSDSKLWGYYCCKEEIDLLMGSLNPKGEREKALRKQVEKFYSRICMELQKRSKDLANRIALEEAVQRRSTRVRALPRENPANAFLNYVNKWKED